From the Balearica regulorum gibbericeps isolate bBalReg1 chromosome 4, bBalReg1.pri, whole genome shotgun sequence genome, one window contains:
- the CRACD gene encoding capping protein-inhibiting regulator of actin dynamics isoform X1 translates to MSFRVLLKTTTKKAKQTLLFGDFMAFVSSSEKIKSGVSLTSSEIVGMINLFKKPYKKKAGKFQPFKKLFGKRKKREPTSDCEEAKLKPSHSFGNVCNGAFSSDEEPNGGLRSSHYSMGSRAFSHDSIFIPDGRTESEQAIQAMSQENVLGKVKTLQQQLAKNIKFGQPPQMTVSVRTIGEANASMEEDVLLSSPMETETQQDTVISDSGNKSTDTGDFLRAMNLPVTGHEVEEKVTPVKSSRPKRQFSCSGTIETINLDAVPQAVARLDNSAAKHKLSVKPKKQRMSRKHKRLTKGSQSLTITEFEPEDLETEVYGDRYPGYNGHIIADKLIQNRDEQKHLQLAEEKRIEDHWGIFEAERIRQIVEMEEQREMEEQRCQELEQIQKEQERRHCEEERGQYLLEGETSVEIEEQTCPKEERGLLEAEKRRELEEQKQQKLEKQRQKELEEQQGQELAEQKHQEKEEKQRQELEEQKLQEREQQRQKELEEQQRRELEEQGHQEREEQQRQELEERKLQEWEEQQRQELEEQKHQEQEEQQRRELEEQNCQEWEEQQRQELEEQKCQEQEEQRRKELEEQKHQEWEEQRCKELEEQKRLELEELRQHKIEKQCQEGDERNWLEEQKELKEQNKELKQRRELEEKELQEAEIKLKQEKEAESLKQQKKQEEQRHLKEKGEKTEKEQPQQVMDKKKKREEQRKHKLTKQMHMESAEGLQQDELKQQKEQNEQEWNKLEEQKVDPEGQNLQQIQQEKSLEQQQDKDQLCSGGADRHPVEEKLQEGTRSQKLKQPEEGNKTAEEVLAQKLKREVEAQEQKRIGEELRWQEVDERQTASRPFTFQVSSGDKQIIFQKVNLSPVMPVKGAGHSSPSVKDYRMHTSSKGSHTLPSSVCVPHTAILVTGAQLCGTAVNLNQIKDTACKSLLGLTEERKNVDIPSPEKAQKKTQDPKPSNSKMKYAQETLNNQAVLAEWASIRSRILKNAENSKYNERDRVSVCRHSDDWTPRGRGAPHGNLRKTLSANAKFSITPAWQKFSEASKTSSDVENLSAAKGNETVAEGRITGSSSDSKEDVASTFKDHLAEKAKAKMETHREMTDNTEGCKFAKDLPSFLVPSFPHSPSKELPQAGLPSALENEQSNTTKKADKPAPNAEENVSPFGIKLRRTNYSLRFHYDQQAEQRKKKRYSAGDSFDGVPDPLVTTEGEKESSVFAPQETTSPGTGRANVTGFLKDSKDSSITVVEISQPVGTPAVLPATSQSALPPPHEKPAGKSLVPQKPALAPKPTSQTPPSSPLSKMNRSNLADTVGQRLVKAESDGGWRKEDRTNAVHPTPSNEYRNEEEEIREKKSFFPSISIPWREKNDKKPEPLKKEKPVLQSRHSLDGSKVMEKVETSQPLWITLALQKQKGFREQQATREERRQAREAKQAEKLAKENAAVSNQSDNKSSSSKTSTLQKSSTQEGEKKIETAVSRLERREQLKKSNTLPTSVTVEISDSVPSTPLAKEVAKRFSTPDANPVSTEPAWLALAKRKAKAWSDCPQIIK, encoded by the exons gtccTCCCATTATTCTATGGGCAGTCGAGCTTTTTCCCATGACAGTATTTTTATACCTGATGGGAGAACAGAGAGTGAACAGGCCATCCAAGCAATGTCACAGGAGAACGTTTTAGGAAAAGTCAAAACTCTTCAG caaCAGTTGGCCAAGAACATAAAATTTGGGCAGCCTCCACAAATGACAGTTTCTGTGAGGACAATAGGGGAGGCAAACGCTAGTATGGAAGAGGATGTGCTGCTCAGTAGCCCCATGGAGACTGAGACTCAGCAGGACACAGTGATCTCAGACAGTGGTAATAAA TCCACTGACACTGGAGATTTCTTGAGAGCAATGAATTTGCCTGTAACAGGAcatgaagtggaagaaaag GTCACTCCAGTCAAATCATCTCGGCcaaaaagacaattttcctGTTCTGGCACAATTGAAACAATCAATTTGGATGCAGTTCCCCAGGCTGTTGCTCGCCTAGACAACAGTGCAGCTAAACACAAGCTGTCAGTGAAGCCAAAAAAGCAGAGGATGTCAAGAAAGCACAAGAGATTAACAAAG GGATCACAAAGTTTAACAATAACAGAATTTGAGCCAGAGGACCTAGAAACTGAGGTATATGGAGACAGATACCCAGGGTATAATGGACACATCATAGCAGACAAGCTAATCCAGAACAGAGATGAGCAGAAGCACCTTCagctggcagaggagaaaagaattgAAGATCACTGGGGGATCTTTGAGGCTGAAAGGATAAGGCAGATAGTAGAAATggaagaacaaagagaaatggaagaacaaAGGTGCCAAGAACTTGAGCAGATtcagaaagagcaggagagaaggCATTGTGAAGAAGAGAGGGGGCAGTATCTCCTTGAAGGAGAGACATCTGTGGAAATAGAAGAGCAAACATGCCCTAAAGAGGAGAGAGGACTGCTGGAGGCTGAAAAGAGGCgagagctggaggagcagaagcagcagaaactggagaagcagaggcagaaggagttggaggagcagcagggacaagAGCTGGCGGAGCAGAAGCAccaggaaaaagaggagaagcagagacaagagctggaggagcagaaacTCCAGGAAcgggagcagcagaggcagaaggagTTGGAGGAGCAACAGAGACgagagctggaggagcaggggcACCAGGAACGGGAGGAGCAACAGAGACAAGAGCTGGAGGAGCGGAAACTCCAGGAATGGGAGGAGCAACAGAGACAAGAACTGGAGGAGCAGAAGCACCAGGAACAGGAGGAGCAACAGAGACgagagctggaggagcagaatTGCCAGGAATGGGAGGAGCAACAGAGAcaagagctggaggagcagaagtGCCAGGAACAGGAAGAGCAGAGACGTAAGGAGTTGGAGGAACAGAAGCATCAGGAATGGGAAGAGCAGAGGTgcaaggagctggaggagcagaagaggctaGAGCTGGAAGAATTAAGGCAACACAAGATCGAAAAACAGTGTCAAGAGGGAGACGAAAGAAATTGGCTGGAGGAGCAAAAAGAACTCAAGgaacaaaataaggaattaaaacAGAGACGAGAGCTAGAAGAGAAGGAGCTTcaagaagctgaaataaaactgaagcaggagaaagaagctGAGAGCctcaaacaacaaaagaaacaggaggaaCAAAGGcatttgaaggagaaaggagaaaagacagagaaggaaCAACCCCAGCAAGTAATGGATAAGAAAAAGAAAcgggaagagcagagaaaacacAAGCTCACAAAACAAATGCACATGGAAAGTGCAGAAGGTCTGCAACAAGATGAACTgaagcagcaaaaggaacaaaatgaaCAAGAGTGGAACAAGCTGGAAGAGCAGAAGGTAGACCCAGAAGGACAAAATCTTCAGCAAATCCAACAAGAAAAATCCTTGGaacagcaacaggacaaggatCAATTGTGTTCTGGAGGGGCTGACAGGCATCCAGTAGAGGAGAAGCTCCAAGAAGGAACAAGATCCCAAAAACTCAAACAGCCAGAAGAAGGGaataaaacagcagaagaagtCCTAGCCCAGAAACTGAAGAGAGAAGTTGAGGCTCAGGAGCAAAAGCGAATAGGCGAAGAACTTAGGTGGCAAGAGGTAGATGAAAGACAGACTGCATCTAGACCCTTCACATTTCAAGTGTCTTCTGGAGATAAACAGATCATATTTCAGAAAGTAAACCTGAGTCCAGTCATGCCCGTCAAAGGAGCAGGACACTCTTCCCCATCTGTCAAAGACTACAGGATGCACACTTCCAGCAAGGGCTCTCATACGCTCCCGTCTTCTGTGTGTGTACCCCATACAGCTATTTTGGTTACTGGAGCACAGCTGTGTGGCACAGCAGTTAACTTGAACCAGATAAAGGACACGGCTTGTAAATCATTACTTGGCTTAAcggaagagagaaaaaatgtggaTATTCCTTCACCAGagaaagctcagaaaaaaacccaggatcCCAAACCCAGcaacagtaaaatgaaatatgcaCAAGAGACATTGAACAACCAGGCTGTACTAGCTGAGTGGGCTTCCATCCGCTCCAGGATCCTAAAGAAcgcagaaaacagcaaatacaaTGAGAGAGACCGAGTGAGTGTCTGCAGACACAGTGATGACTGGACACCCCGAGGACGGGGTGCTCCTCATGGCAACTTGAGGAAAACCCTCTCTGCAAATGCAAAGTTCTCGATAACGCCAGCATGGCAGAAATTTTCAGAAGCTTCAAAAACCAGTTCAGATGTTGAAAACCTAAGTGCGGCAAAAGGCAATGAAACAGTGGCTGAGGGAAGAATCACTGGCTCATCCAGTGATTCGAAGGAGGATGTGGCTTCCACTTTTAAGGATCACTTAGCTGAAAAGGCTAAGGCAAAAATGGAAACCCATCGTGAAATGACAGACAACACAGAAGGCTGTAAATTTGCGAAAGATCTTCCATCTTTCCTTGTTCCAAGCTTTCCTCATTCTCCGAGTAAAGAATTACCCCAGGCAGGACTTCCCAGTGCTCTGGAAAATGAGCAGAGtaacaccacaaaaaaagcagacaaaccagcaccaaatgcagaagaaaatgtttctccttttgGGATAAAGTTACGGAGGACAAACTACTCTTTACGTTTCCATTATGATCAACAggcagagcaaaggaaaaagaaaagatacagtGCAGGAGATAGTTTTGATGGTGTGCCTGACCCACTAGTTACAACAGAAGGTGAGAAAGAATCCTCTGTTTTTGCTCCACAAGAGACTACATCCCCTGGCACGGGGAGAGCGAACGTCACTGGCTTTTTAAAAGACTCAAAAGACTCTTCAATTACTGTAGTGGAGATTTCACAACCAGTGGGCACACCAGCGGTCCTACCAGCCACCAGCCAGAGTGCTTTACCCCCTCCTCATGAGAAACCAGCAGGCAAGTCACTGGTCCCACAGAAACCTGCTTTAGCTCCAAAGCCCACCAGCCAGACACCGCCATCGTCTCCTCTCTCTAAAATGAACAGGTCAAACCTAGCTGATACAGTAGGACAAAGGTTGGTTAAAGCTGAATCGGATGGTGgttggagaaaagaagacagaaCAAATGCAGTGCACCCCACACCATCCAATGAGtacagaaatgaagaggaagaaatcagagaaaagaagTCGTTTTTCCCATCTATAAGTATTCcgtggagagaaaaaaatgacaaaaagccTGAGCCGCTGAAGAAAG aaaaaccAGTCCTCCAGAGCAGGCACTCTTTAGATGGATCTAAAGTGATGGAAAAAGTTGAAACATCACAACCACTTTGGATTACTTTAGcgctgcaaaagcaaaagggatTTCGTGAGCAGCAAGCTacaagggaagagaggagacaAGCCAGAGAGGCAAAGCAAGCAGAGAAGTTGgctaaagaaaat GCTGCTGTAAGTAATCAGTCAGataataaaagcagcagcagcaaaacaagcacACTGCAGAAATCTTCAACTCAAGAAGGGGAGAAGAAGATTGAGACTGCTGTGTCAAGACTAGAAAGAAGGGAACAGCTAAAAAAGTCGAACACTCTTCCAACTTCTGTGACAG TGGAAATTTCAGATTCTGTTCCGTCAACCCCGCTGGCAAAGGAGGTAGCCAAGAGATTCTCTACTCCTGATGCTAACCCTGTGTCAACAGAACCAGCCTGGCTTGCATTAGccaagaggaaagcaaaagcctgGAGTGACTGTCCACAGATCATAAAGTAA